One window of the Populus trichocarpa isolate Nisqually-1 chromosome 9, P.trichocarpa_v4.1, whole genome shotgun sequence genome contains the following:
- the LOC7467340 gene encoding DNA topoisomerase 2 isoform X1, producing the protein MAAETKKIPLSTSDSLNMNQEKTIEETYQKKSQLEHILLRPDTYIGSIEKHAQILWVFENDKMVHRSVTYVPGLYKIFDEILVNAADNKQRDPKMDSLKVVIDVENNLVSVYNNGDGVPVDMHKEEGVYVPELIFGHLLTSSNYDDTMKKTTGGRNGYGAKLTNIFSTEFVIETADGKRKKKYKQVFSNNMGKRSEPIITKCKESENWTKVTFKPDLAKFSMTHLEEDVVALMKKRVVDMAGCLGKTVKVELNGSRVPVKSFQDYVNMYLNSAAESGSERPKCFYDKVGERWEVCVSLTEGQFQQASFVNSIATIKGGTHVDYVTNQITNYVMNAVNKKHKNGNIKAHNVKNYLWVFVNCLIDNPAFDSQTKETLTLRQSSFGSKCELSEDFLKKVAKSDIVDNLLSWAKFKENKELKKTDGTKTAKVNVPKLEDANEAGGRYSEKCTLILTEGDSAKALAIAGVAGLSQMERNFYGVFPLRGKLLNVREATSKQLKENKEIESIKKILGLQHDKQYSNVKSLRYGHLMIMTDQDHDGSHIKGLLINFIHSFWPSLLKVPSFLVEFITPIVKATHRNGTVLSFYSMPEYEYWKESLSGNASGWSIKYYKGLGTSTSKEGKDYFKNLHKHKKDFLWMDELDGDAIELAFSKKKIEARKNWLRQHEPGTHLDHNQKIIKYSDFINKELILFSMADLQRSIPSMVDGLKPGQRKILFCSFKRNFVKEAKVSQFSGYVSEHSAYHHGEQSLAGTIIGMAQDFVGSNNINLLQPNGQFGTRSVGGKDHASARYIYTQLSPITRFLFPKDDDGLLNYLDEDGQTIEPTWYMPIIPTVLVNGCEGIGTGWSTFIPNYNPRDVVANIRRLLNGEMMEPMNPWYRGFKGTIEKGASKEGGCSSYTVNGVINEVNETTLRITELPIRRWTDDYKAFLNSVTEGTRDENGNLPKDPFVKDFRKYGDDAAVHFEVQLSEENMLVAKQEGLLKKFKLTTTISTSNMHLFDSAGVIKKYDNPEQILENFFHLRLEYYETRKKVLLENLEFELLKLENKVRFILGVVRGEIIVNNRKRADLLLELHQKGFNPIPKKSKAVVAGATDDTEEAEDSPDVSGVRASDYDYLLSMAIGTLTLERVQQLCADRDKLNGEVDSLRKTTPKVLWVKDLEALEMQLDMLDEYDAEAEEARRKLKGGGAKGEAGFKVSKQAPKYPRKNTKKAINEEVSVETTGTSSSFAIETASSENAAAVVKPKGRAGSKKAPAKMQEKLSPVLDDFDEDDEIESLKDRLNAYRLDSSPEQSADMETDVLQVPARRGAARKKPLANVSVISDSEDEPNLDDDADVEVKALPETKKKGGRKAAAANDKAAKPPAATKRRGPASQQSQGLGQKLLTEMLKPAEGAGISPEKKVRKVRASPFNKKSGSVLGRIHKEDDTGSEPMSASSSENTDVIDVPARARPQRANRKQTRYVLSDSESEKEDSDFEQANDDSDSSSD; encoded by the exons ATGGCGGCAGAGACCAAGAAAATCCCATTATCAACAAGCGACAGCTTAAATATGAACCAGGAAAAGACAATCGAAGAAACCTACCAGAAAAAGTCCCAATTGGAGCACATTCTTCTGCGACCCGACACCTACATCGGGTCAATCGAGAAGCACGCGCAGATCCTCTGGGTTTTCGAGAATGATAAAATGGTCCACCGATCGGTTACTTATGTACCGGGACTttataaaatctttgatgaaataTTGGTGAATGCAGCGGATAATAAGCAAAGAGACCCGAAAATGGATTCTTTGAAGGTTGTGATTGATGTGGAGAATAATTTGGTTAGTGTTTATAACAATGGAGATGGGGTTCCGGTGGATATGCACAAGGAGGAAGGAGTTTATGTGCCCGAACTGATTTTTGGGCATTTGTTGACTAGTAGTAATTATGATGATACGATGAAGAAGACTACTGGTGGGAGAAATGGATATGGTGCTAAGCTTACGAATATTTTTTCGACCGAGTTTGTGATTGAGACGGCTGatgggaaaaggaaaaagaagtaTAAGCAG GTTTTCTCTAACAACATGGGGAAAAGATCTGAGCCGATAATAACTAAGTGCAAGGAGAGTGAGAATTGGACCAAGGTGACATTTAAGCCCGATTTGGCTAAGTTTAGCATGACTCACCTGGAAGAAGATGTGGTAGCTCTGATGAAAAAAAGGGTGGTTGACATGGCTGGTTGCCTTGGAAAGACTGTCAAGGTTGAGCTCAATGGAAGTCGTGTTCCTGTCAAATCATTTCAAGATTACGTTAACATGTACTTGAATTCTGCCGCTGAGTCTGGCTCAGAACGCCcaaaatg TTTCTACGATAAAGTTGGTGAGAGGTGGGAGGTTTGTGTGAGCCTTACTGAAGGTCAATTCCAGCAG GCCAGCTTCGTTAATAGCATTGCCACCATCAAGGGTGGAACTCATGTTGATTACGTCACTAATCAGATCACTAACTATGTGATGAATGCTGTTAATAAGAAGCACAAGAATGGCAACATCAAAGCCCATAATGTGAAGAACTATTTGTGGGTTTTTGTCAATTGCCTTATTGATAACCCTGCTTTTGATTCTCAAACAAAAGAAACTTTGACACTTCGCCAGAGCAGTTTTGGATCAAAATGTGAACTTTCTGAAGACTTCTTGAAGAAAG TGGCAAAGTCTGACATCGTTGACAACCTCCTTTCGTGGGCAAAAttcaaggaaaacaaagagCTTAAGAAAACTGACGGAACAAAGACAGCAAAGGTTAATGTGCCAAAGCTTGAGGATGCTAACGAGGCTGGAGGGAGGTATTCTGAAAAATGCACTTTGATATTGACAGAAGGAGATTCGGCAAAAGCTCTGGCA ATTGCTGGTGTGGCTGGGCTGTCTCAGATGGAACGGAACTTCTACGGGGTATTCCCTTTGAGAGGTAAATTGCTCAATGTGCGAGAAGCCACGTCTAAACAGCTCAAAGAGAATAAGGAAATTGAGAGCATCAAGAAGATTCTTGGGTTACAGCATGATAAACAGTACAGCAATGTCAAGTCTTTGAGATACGGTCATCTGATGATAATGACAGATCAG GATCATGATGGGTCTCACATTAAAGGCCTACTGAtcaatttcattcattcattctgGCCATCATTACTGAAAGTCCCATCTTTCTTGGTTGAGTTTATAACTCCTATTGTCAAG GCTACTCATAGAAATGGAACAGTTCTATCCTTTTATTCCATGCCGGAGTATGAATACTGGAAGGAAAGTTTGAGTGGGAATGCAAGTGGCTGGTCCATCAAATACTATAAG GGGTTGGGAACAAGTACATCCAAGGAAGGAAAAGATTACTTTAAAAACCTTCACAAGCACAAAAAAGACTTTTTATGGATGGATGAGCTGGACGGGGACGCGATAGAGCTTGCGTTTAGTAAAAAGAAGATTGAAGCAAGGAAGAATTGGCTTCGGCAGCATGAG CCTGGTACTCACCTTGATCACAATCAGAAGATCATAAAGTACAGTGACTTCATTAACAAGGAGCTTATATTGTTTTCTATGGCGGATCTTCAAAGGTCCATACCTTCAATGGTTGATGGCCTGAAGCCTGGTCAGAGGAAGatccttttctgttcttttaaGAGGAATTTTGTCAAAGAAGCAAAAGTTTCCCAGTTTTCTGGTTATGTATCCGAGCATTCTGCTTATCATCATGGAGAGCAGAGTCTTGCCGGTACCATCATTGGAATGGCACAAGATTTTGTTGGCAGTAACAACATTAACCTTCTTCAGCCAAATGGTCAATTTGGCACTCGCAGTGTG GGAGGCAAAGACCATGCAAGTGCTAGGTACATTTATACGCAGCTTTCTCCTATTACAAGGTTCTTGTTCCCAAAGGATGATGATGGCCTTCTTAACTACTTGGATGAAGATGGGCAAACCATTGAACCTACTTG GTACATGCCAATTATACCAACGGTCCTTGTAAACGGTTGTGAAGGAATCGGCACTGGCTGGAGCACTTTCATCCCTAACTATAACCCAAGGGATGTTGTTGCAAATATAAGGCGGTTGTTGAATGGTGAAATGATGGAGCCTATGAATCCATGGTATAGAGGTTTTAAAGGAACTATTGAAAAAGGTGCATCCAAGGAAGGTGGTTGTAGTAGCTACACAGTAAATGGAGTCATTAACGAAGTCAATGAGACAACACTCAGGATAACTGAACTGCCTATCCGTAGATGGACTGATGATTACAAGGCATTTTTGAATTCGGTTACAGAGGGGACTAGAGATGAAAATGGCAATTTACCAAAAGATCCCTTCGTTAAG GATTTCAGAAAGTATGGTGATGATGCTGCTGTACATTTTGAAGTTCAGTTGTCGGAAGAGAACATGCTGGTTGCAAAGCAAGAGGGTTTgctaaagaaatttaaattaactacCACAATTAGTACGAGTAACATGCACCTCTTTGATTCAGCAGGGGTGATTAAGAAATATGACAACCCTGAACAAA TTCTTGAAAATTTTTTCCACTTACGGCTTGAATACTACGAGACAAGGAAG AAAGTTCTGCTGGAAAATCTAGAATTTGAGTTGTTGAAATTGGAAAACAAGGTCAGGTTTATCCTTGGAGTTGTGAGAGGGGAAATCATTGTGAACAACAGGAAAAGAGCCGATCTGTTACTGGAGTTGCACCAGAAAGGTTTTAATCCCATTCCAAAGAAATCTAAGGCTGTTGTTGCTGGGGCAACTGACGATACAGAAGAAGCAGAAGACAGCCCTGATGTTTCTGGAGTGCGGGCTAGTGACTATGATTATTTGCTGTCAATGGCAATTGGAACCTTGACACTTGAGAGGGTTCAACAGCTATGTGCTGACCGGGACAAACTGAATGGGGAGGTTGACAGTTTAAGGAAGACAACTCCGAAAGTTTTGTGGGTGAAAGATCTCGAGGCTCTTGAGATGCAACTTGAT ATGCTGGATGAATATGATGCTGAAGCAGAGGAGGCAAGAAGGAAATTAAAAGGTGGTGGTGCAAAGGGTGAAGCTGGTTTTAAGGTTTCTAAACAAGCACCTAAATATCCACGGAAGAACACTAAGAAAGCCATAAACGAAGAAGTATCTGTTGAGACCACAGGAACATCATCCAGTTTTGCAATTGAAACAG CGTCGTCAGAGAATGCTGCTGCGGTAGTGAAACCCAAAGGAAGGGCAGGCTCAAAGAAGGCTCCTGCTAAAATG CAGGAAAAACTCTCTCCAGTTTTGGATGACtttgatgaggatgatgaaatAGAATCTCTGAAGGATCGACTTAATGCATATAGACTTGATTCTTCGCCTGAGCAATCAGCTG ATATGGAAACTGATGTGCTACAAGTACCAGCTAGGAGAGGTGCTGCTCGGAAGAAGCCTCTAGCAAATGTTTCAGTGATCTCTGATAGTGAGGATGAACCAAACCTTGACGATGACGCTGATGTAGAAGTGAAAGCTTTaccagaaacaaaaaagaaggggGGCAGAAAAGCTGCTGCTGCAAATGACAAGGCAGCCAAACCACCTGCAGCAACAAAGAGGAGAGGACCGGCCAGCCAGCAGTCCCAGGGATTGGGCCAGAAACTTCTAACGGAAATGTTGAAGCCTGCTGAAGGAGCAGGAATATCTCCAGAAAAGAAAGTGAGGAAAGTGAGGGCATCTCCATTCAACAAGAAGAGTGGTTCTGTGTTGGGCAGAATTCACAAGGAAGATGATACTGGAAGTGAACCGATGTCAGCTTCTTCATCTGAAAACACTGATGTCATTGACGTCCCGGCAAGAGCAAGACCGCAGAGGGCAAACCGGAAGCAGACTAGGTACGTGCTGAGTGACTCTGAGAGTGAGAAGGAAGACTCTGATTTTGAGCAGGCTAATGATGATTCAGACTCTTCCTCTGACTAG
- the LOC7467340 gene encoding DNA topoisomerase 2 isoform X3: MAAETKKIPLSTSDSLNMNQEKTIEETYQKKSQLEHILLRPDTYIGSIEKHAQILWVFENDKMVHRSVTYVPGLYKIFDEILVNAADNKQRDPKMDSLKVVIDVENNLVSVYNNGDGVPVDMHKEEGVYVPELIFGHLLTSSNYDDTMKKTTGGRNGYGAKLTNIFSTEFVIETADGKRKKKYKQVFSNNMGKRSEPIITKCKESENWTKVTFKPDLAKFSMTHLEEDVVALMKKRVVDMAGCLGKTVKVELNGSRVPVKSFQDYVNMYLNSAAESGSERPKCFYDKVGERWEVCVSLTEGQFQQASFVNSIATIKGGTHVDYVTNQITNYVMNAVNKKHKNGNIKAHNVKNYLWVFVNCLIDNPAFDSQTKETLTLRQSSFGSKCELSEDFLKKVAKSDIVDNLLSWAKFKENKELKKTDGTKTAKVNVPKLEDANEAGGRYSEKCTLILTEGDSAKALAIAGVAGLSQMERNFYGVFPLRGKLLNVREATSKQLKENKEIESIKKILGLQHDKQYSNVKSLRYGHLMIMTDQDHDGSHIKGLLINFIHSFWPSLLKVPSFLVEFITPIVKATHRNGTVLSFYSMPEYEYWKESLSGNASGWSIKYYKGLGTSTSKEGKDYFKNLHKHKKDFLWMDELDGDAIELAFSKKKIEARKNWLRQHEPGTHLDHNQKIIKYSDFINKELILFSMADLQRSIPSMVDGLKPGQRKILFCSFKRNFVKEAKVSQFSGYVSEHSAYHHGEQSLAGTIIGMAQDFVGSNNINLLQPNGQFGTRSVGGKDHASARYIYTQLSPITRFLFPKDDDGLLNYLDEDGQTIEPTWYMPIIPTVLVNGCEGIGTGWSTFIPNYNPRDVVANIRRLLNGEMMEPMNPWYRGFKGTIEKGASKEGGCSSYTVNGVINEVNETTLRITELPIRRWTDDYKAFLNSVTEGTRDENGNLPKDPFVKDFRKYGDDAAVHFEVQLSEENMLVAKQEGLLKKFKLTTTISTSNMHLFDSAGVIKKYDNPEQILENFFHLRLEYYETRKKVLLENLEFELLKLENKVRFILGVVRGEIIVNNRKRADLLLELHQKGFNPIPKKSKAVVAGATDDTEEAEDSPDVSGVRASDYDYLLSMAIGTLTLERVQQLCADRDKLNGEVDSLRKTTPKVLWVKDLEALEMQLDMLDEYDAEAEEARRKLKGGGAKGEAGFKVSKQAPKYPRKNTKKAINEEVSVETTGTSSSFAIETENAAAVVKPKGRAGSKKAPAKMQEKLSPVLDDFDEDDEIESLKDRLNAYRLDSSPEQSADMETDVLQVPARRGAARKKPLANVSVISDSEDEPNLDDDADVEVKALPETKKKGGRKAAAANDKAAKPPAATKRRGPASQQSQGLGQKLLTEMLKPAEGAGISPEKKVRKVRASPFNKKSGSVLGRIHKEDDTGSEPMSASSSENTDVIDVPARARPQRANRKQTRYVLSDSESEKEDSDFEQANDDSDSSSD, from the exons ATGGCGGCAGAGACCAAGAAAATCCCATTATCAACAAGCGACAGCTTAAATATGAACCAGGAAAAGACAATCGAAGAAACCTACCAGAAAAAGTCCCAATTGGAGCACATTCTTCTGCGACCCGACACCTACATCGGGTCAATCGAGAAGCACGCGCAGATCCTCTGGGTTTTCGAGAATGATAAAATGGTCCACCGATCGGTTACTTATGTACCGGGACTttataaaatctttgatgaaataTTGGTGAATGCAGCGGATAATAAGCAAAGAGACCCGAAAATGGATTCTTTGAAGGTTGTGATTGATGTGGAGAATAATTTGGTTAGTGTTTATAACAATGGAGATGGGGTTCCGGTGGATATGCACAAGGAGGAAGGAGTTTATGTGCCCGAACTGATTTTTGGGCATTTGTTGACTAGTAGTAATTATGATGATACGATGAAGAAGACTACTGGTGGGAGAAATGGATATGGTGCTAAGCTTACGAATATTTTTTCGACCGAGTTTGTGATTGAGACGGCTGatgggaaaaggaaaaagaagtaTAAGCAG GTTTTCTCTAACAACATGGGGAAAAGATCTGAGCCGATAATAACTAAGTGCAAGGAGAGTGAGAATTGGACCAAGGTGACATTTAAGCCCGATTTGGCTAAGTTTAGCATGACTCACCTGGAAGAAGATGTGGTAGCTCTGATGAAAAAAAGGGTGGTTGACATGGCTGGTTGCCTTGGAAAGACTGTCAAGGTTGAGCTCAATGGAAGTCGTGTTCCTGTCAAATCATTTCAAGATTACGTTAACATGTACTTGAATTCTGCCGCTGAGTCTGGCTCAGAACGCCcaaaatg TTTCTACGATAAAGTTGGTGAGAGGTGGGAGGTTTGTGTGAGCCTTACTGAAGGTCAATTCCAGCAG GCCAGCTTCGTTAATAGCATTGCCACCATCAAGGGTGGAACTCATGTTGATTACGTCACTAATCAGATCACTAACTATGTGATGAATGCTGTTAATAAGAAGCACAAGAATGGCAACATCAAAGCCCATAATGTGAAGAACTATTTGTGGGTTTTTGTCAATTGCCTTATTGATAACCCTGCTTTTGATTCTCAAACAAAAGAAACTTTGACACTTCGCCAGAGCAGTTTTGGATCAAAATGTGAACTTTCTGAAGACTTCTTGAAGAAAG TGGCAAAGTCTGACATCGTTGACAACCTCCTTTCGTGGGCAAAAttcaaggaaaacaaagagCTTAAGAAAACTGACGGAACAAAGACAGCAAAGGTTAATGTGCCAAAGCTTGAGGATGCTAACGAGGCTGGAGGGAGGTATTCTGAAAAATGCACTTTGATATTGACAGAAGGAGATTCGGCAAAAGCTCTGGCA ATTGCTGGTGTGGCTGGGCTGTCTCAGATGGAACGGAACTTCTACGGGGTATTCCCTTTGAGAGGTAAATTGCTCAATGTGCGAGAAGCCACGTCTAAACAGCTCAAAGAGAATAAGGAAATTGAGAGCATCAAGAAGATTCTTGGGTTACAGCATGATAAACAGTACAGCAATGTCAAGTCTTTGAGATACGGTCATCTGATGATAATGACAGATCAG GATCATGATGGGTCTCACATTAAAGGCCTACTGAtcaatttcattcattcattctgGCCATCATTACTGAAAGTCCCATCTTTCTTGGTTGAGTTTATAACTCCTATTGTCAAG GCTACTCATAGAAATGGAACAGTTCTATCCTTTTATTCCATGCCGGAGTATGAATACTGGAAGGAAAGTTTGAGTGGGAATGCAAGTGGCTGGTCCATCAAATACTATAAG GGGTTGGGAACAAGTACATCCAAGGAAGGAAAAGATTACTTTAAAAACCTTCACAAGCACAAAAAAGACTTTTTATGGATGGATGAGCTGGACGGGGACGCGATAGAGCTTGCGTTTAGTAAAAAGAAGATTGAAGCAAGGAAGAATTGGCTTCGGCAGCATGAG CCTGGTACTCACCTTGATCACAATCAGAAGATCATAAAGTACAGTGACTTCATTAACAAGGAGCTTATATTGTTTTCTATGGCGGATCTTCAAAGGTCCATACCTTCAATGGTTGATGGCCTGAAGCCTGGTCAGAGGAAGatccttttctgttcttttaaGAGGAATTTTGTCAAAGAAGCAAAAGTTTCCCAGTTTTCTGGTTATGTATCCGAGCATTCTGCTTATCATCATGGAGAGCAGAGTCTTGCCGGTACCATCATTGGAATGGCACAAGATTTTGTTGGCAGTAACAACATTAACCTTCTTCAGCCAAATGGTCAATTTGGCACTCGCAGTGTG GGAGGCAAAGACCATGCAAGTGCTAGGTACATTTATACGCAGCTTTCTCCTATTACAAGGTTCTTGTTCCCAAAGGATGATGATGGCCTTCTTAACTACTTGGATGAAGATGGGCAAACCATTGAACCTACTTG GTACATGCCAATTATACCAACGGTCCTTGTAAACGGTTGTGAAGGAATCGGCACTGGCTGGAGCACTTTCATCCCTAACTATAACCCAAGGGATGTTGTTGCAAATATAAGGCGGTTGTTGAATGGTGAAATGATGGAGCCTATGAATCCATGGTATAGAGGTTTTAAAGGAACTATTGAAAAAGGTGCATCCAAGGAAGGTGGTTGTAGTAGCTACACAGTAAATGGAGTCATTAACGAAGTCAATGAGACAACACTCAGGATAACTGAACTGCCTATCCGTAGATGGACTGATGATTACAAGGCATTTTTGAATTCGGTTACAGAGGGGACTAGAGATGAAAATGGCAATTTACCAAAAGATCCCTTCGTTAAG GATTTCAGAAAGTATGGTGATGATGCTGCTGTACATTTTGAAGTTCAGTTGTCGGAAGAGAACATGCTGGTTGCAAAGCAAGAGGGTTTgctaaagaaatttaaattaactacCACAATTAGTACGAGTAACATGCACCTCTTTGATTCAGCAGGGGTGATTAAGAAATATGACAACCCTGAACAAA TTCTTGAAAATTTTTTCCACTTACGGCTTGAATACTACGAGACAAGGAAG AAAGTTCTGCTGGAAAATCTAGAATTTGAGTTGTTGAAATTGGAAAACAAGGTCAGGTTTATCCTTGGAGTTGTGAGAGGGGAAATCATTGTGAACAACAGGAAAAGAGCCGATCTGTTACTGGAGTTGCACCAGAAAGGTTTTAATCCCATTCCAAAGAAATCTAAGGCTGTTGTTGCTGGGGCAACTGACGATACAGAAGAAGCAGAAGACAGCCCTGATGTTTCTGGAGTGCGGGCTAGTGACTATGATTATTTGCTGTCAATGGCAATTGGAACCTTGACACTTGAGAGGGTTCAACAGCTATGTGCTGACCGGGACAAACTGAATGGGGAGGTTGACAGTTTAAGGAAGACAACTCCGAAAGTTTTGTGGGTGAAAGATCTCGAGGCTCTTGAGATGCAACTTGAT ATGCTGGATGAATATGATGCTGAAGCAGAGGAGGCAAGAAGGAAATTAAAAGGTGGTGGTGCAAAGGGTGAAGCTGGTTTTAAGGTTTCTAAACAAGCACCTAAATATCCACGGAAGAACACTAAGAAAGCCATAAACGAAGAAGTATCTGTTGAGACCACAGGAACATCATCCAGTTTTGCAATTGAAACAG AGAATGCTGCTGCGGTAGTGAAACCCAAAGGAAGGGCAGGCTCAAAGAAGGCTCCTGCTAAAATG CAGGAAAAACTCTCTCCAGTTTTGGATGACtttgatgaggatgatgaaatAGAATCTCTGAAGGATCGACTTAATGCATATAGACTTGATTCTTCGCCTGAGCAATCAGCTG ATATGGAAACTGATGTGCTACAAGTACCAGCTAGGAGAGGTGCTGCTCGGAAGAAGCCTCTAGCAAATGTTTCAGTGATCTCTGATAGTGAGGATGAACCAAACCTTGACGATGACGCTGATGTAGAAGTGAAAGCTTTaccagaaacaaaaaagaaggggGGCAGAAAAGCTGCTGCTGCAAATGACAAGGCAGCCAAACCACCTGCAGCAACAAAGAGGAGAGGACCGGCCAGCCAGCAGTCCCAGGGATTGGGCCAGAAACTTCTAACGGAAATGTTGAAGCCTGCTGAAGGAGCAGGAATATCTCCAGAAAAGAAAGTGAGGAAAGTGAGGGCATCTCCATTCAACAAGAAGAGTGGTTCTGTGTTGGGCAGAATTCACAAGGAAGATGATACTGGAAGTGAACCGATGTCAGCTTCTTCATCTGAAAACACTGATGTCATTGACGTCCCGGCAAGAGCAAGACCGCAGAGGGCAAACCGGAAGCAGACTAGGTACGTGCTGAGTGACTCTGAGAGTGAGAAGGAAGACTCTGATTTTGAGCAGGCTAATGATGATTCAGACTCTTCCTCTGACTAG